A part of Bacillus rossius redtenbacheri isolate Brsri chromosome 1, Brsri_v3, whole genome shotgun sequence genomic DNA contains:
- the LOC134543688 gene encoding uncharacterized protein LOC134543688: MTLTHRYPTPPHGQPPRVYQVRKAREQQSRHDMRANRQAAVQAPQQQPAPPGQFGPPRPNPWGPPRHPLPPTLGQYLPMTSDNRFAPLQQQHWEPSHNELDYPVLANNPWNKRREFKKNPPGHKNGQGKPPRPTNDRPQQPTQDKLVATRLTPTQAKKAPTPTQPQTTPVAAMAVDAAPELPTAPTTPSISAQAPQLVDMQAAIQMHESIKGNIRLQSAIGPLCQLLLIWLDTTKSMADKIRATMDCVCVIETYEAEE, translated from the exons GTCCGCAAGGCGCGTGAGCAGCAGTCTCGCCACGACATGCGAGCTAACAGGCAAGCGGCAGTGCAGGCCCCGCAGCAGCAACCAGCGCCTCCTGGACAATTCGGCCCACCGAGACCGAACCCATGGGGGCCTCCGAGGCACCCCCTGCCCCCGACACTAGGTCAGTACCTGCCCATGACGAGTGACAACAGGTTTGCACCCCTGcagcagcagcactgggagcctagccacaatgagctggactacccagtacTGGCAAACAATCCCTGGAATAAGAGGAGGGAGTTCAAGAAGAACCCAcctggccacaaaaatggccagggcAAACCCCCGCGCCCCACAAACGACAGGCCCCAACAGCCCACGCAGGACAAGCTGGTGGCGACCAGGCTTACCCCAACACAGGCGAAGAAAGCGCCAACGCCCACACAGCCGCAGACCACACCTGTGGCCGCAATGGCAGTCGAcgcagcaccagagctgccaactgccccaACGACTCCCTCCATCAGCGCACAGGCACCGCAGCTCGTGGACATGCAGGCAGCCATTCAAATGCACGAATCCATCAAGGGGAACATCCgactgcagagtgccatcggccctctgtgccagctcCTACTCATCTGGCTAGACACAACCAAATCCATGGCTGACAAAATTCGAGCCACCATGGACTGCGTGT GCGTGATCGAGACGTACGAGGCGGAGGAGTAA